From a single Acidobacteriota bacterium genomic region:
- a CDS encoding zinc ribbon domain-containing protein has translation MENRPTQSVCPSCSVEIRDGAMFCYNCGTATPAADETEFLEAAVAEADTEAKVIEEKQAETKDPWSVSAPIESRPIATPKKRREKRRHSKPQAVEIVPRSGPQWQFVIATAVLFVIGFVVILLALYFK, from the coding sequence GTGGAAAACCGTCCAACACAATCGGTCTGCCCTTCATGTTCTGTCGAGATCCGCGACGGCGCAATGTTCTGCTATAACTGCGGCACCGCGACGCCAGCAGCGGACGAGACAGAATTCCTCGAGGCAGCAGTTGCCGAGGCCGACACTGAGGCGAAGGTCATCGAGGAAAAGCAGGCCGAGACGAAAGATCCCTGGAGCGTCAGCGCTCCTATCGAATCACGGCCCATAGCCACTCCGAAGAAGCGGCGCGAAAAACGCCGGCACTCAAAACCACAGGCCGTTGAGATCGTTCCGCGGAGCGGCCCGCAATGGCAGTTTGTCATCGCGACCGCAGTGCTCTTCGTAATCGGCTTCGTGGTGATCCTTCTGGCTCTCTATTTCAAGTAG